A region from the Streptosporangium sp. NBC_01756 genome encodes:
- a CDS encoding STAS domain-containing protein — MSAAVHVTAVSDDTLEDVTMLALAGELDFTNAERFHHDLQESIGSEPCDLIIDLSDLTFCDSTGIQIFLAVRKLVHDRGNTIALARLHPRLERLFHLTGLTDAFSVQPTVDDAIELLRSRQSS; from the coding sequence GTGAGCGCCGCCGTCCACGTCACCGCCGTATCCGACGACACCCTGGAAGACGTGACCATGCTGGCCCTGGCCGGTGAGCTCGACTTCACCAACGCCGAGCGGTTCCATCACGACCTCCAGGAGTCCATCGGCTCGGAGCCGTGCGACCTCATCATCGATCTGAGCGACCTGACGTTCTGCGACTCCACAGGAATCCAGATATTTCTGGCTGTCCGCAAGCTCGTCCACGATCGTGGTAACACCATCGCGCTGGCCCGGCTCCACCCGCGCCTGGAGAGGCTCTTCCATCTGACCGGGCTCACCGACGCCTTCAGCGTGCAGCCCACCGTCGACGACGCCATCGAACTCCTGCGGTCACGGCAGTCGTCGTAA
- a CDS encoding GNAT family N-acetyltransferase — MKVDVTLSPGGDYFEAGVDGKHAGQLEFTRHDGVIVYTHTEVDDEFEGNGVGGALVRAALDAARAEGVKVVPRCPFVKGWIERHPDYADLVQSR, encoded by the coding sequence ATGAAGGTTGATGTCACGCTCTCGCCCGGTGGCGACTACTTCGAGGCGGGGGTGGACGGCAAGCACGCGGGACAGCTGGAGTTCACCCGGCACGACGGCGTCATCGTCTACACCCACACCGAGGTCGACGACGAGTTCGAGGGCAACGGGGTGGGCGGCGCGCTCGTCCGGGCGGCACTGGACGCGGCCCGCGCCGAAGGTGTGAAGGTCGTGCCCCGCTGCCCGTTCGTGAAGGGATGGATCGAGCGTCACCCCGACTACGCGGACCTTGTCCAGAGCAGGTGA
- a CDS encoding VOC family protein, whose translation MLHHIELWVPDLDRAVKAWGWLLGEMGYQPFQEWDDGRSWAQDGVYVVVEQSPALTATSHDRCRPGLNHLAFRVPGPEQVDALVAAAPEHGWTLMFTDRHPHAGGTGHYAGYLENEDGFEVELVADRDRLSASRTA comes from the coding sequence ATGTTGCATCACATCGAACTCTGGGTGCCCGACCTCGACCGCGCGGTGAAGGCGTGGGGGTGGCTGCTCGGGGAGATGGGATACCAGCCGTTCCAGGAGTGGGACGACGGGCGGAGCTGGGCGCAGGACGGGGTGTACGTCGTCGTCGAGCAGTCCCCCGCGCTGACCGCCACCTCGCACGATCGATGCCGACCGGGTCTGAATCATCTGGCGTTCCGGGTACCCGGGCCGGAGCAGGTGGATGCGCTGGTCGCGGCCGCGCCGGAGCACGGATGGACGCTGATGTTCACCGATCGGCATCCCCATGCGGGCGGAACCGGCCATTATGCGGGTTATCTTGAGAACGAGGACGGCTTCGAGGTCGAACTCGTCGCGGATCGCGATCGTTTGAGCGCGAGCCGTACCGCATGA
- a CDS encoding DLW-39 family protein — protein MKKLLVLALVALGGLLVWRKVQADRAELDLWTEATGSEN, from the coding sequence GTGAAGAAGCTGCTCGTTCTGGCACTTGTTGCGCTTGGGGGACTGCTGGTCTGGCGCAAGGTGCAGGCGGACCGCGCCGAGCTGGACCTGTGGACTGAGGCCACAGGCAGCGAGAACTGA
- a CDS encoding HAD family hydrolase, producing the protein MVLAHDGEVIPIRLACLDLAGTTIGDVAMVERAFAEAIATQGIVPGTGAYARAMVHVHRSRGCPTIEVFRGIFPDNEAQAQAASLTFERSYEGVIGRAGLVPPPGTVEALEKLRAAGVKICLTTGFSRTTINSMLSALNWSDKVDLVLCPQDAGRGRPMPDMILTAVLRLGIEDVRQVAVAGDSESDMLSGRRSGASVVAGVLTGVHSKERLLKGGATHILDSIADLPGLVLGRDQVETPVGASTF; encoded by the coding sequence ATGGTTCTTGCCCACGATGGGGAAGTAATACCCATCAGGCTTGCCTGCCTGGATCTGGCGGGCACCACGATCGGTGATGTCGCCATGGTCGAGCGGGCGTTCGCCGAGGCGATCGCCACGCAGGGCATCGTCCCTGGGACCGGCGCATACGCACGTGCCATGGTGCACGTGCACCGGTCCCGGGGCTGCCCGACCATCGAGGTCTTCCGGGGCATCTTCCCCGACAACGAGGCCCAGGCCCAGGCGGCCAGTCTGACCTTCGAGCGCTCCTACGAGGGCGTCATCGGACGCGCGGGCCTGGTTCCGCCGCCCGGCACCGTCGAGGCGTTGGAGAAGCTCCGCGCCGCGGGGGTCAAAATCTGTCTCACCACCGGCTTCAGCCGGACCACGATCAACAGCATGCTGTCCGCGCTGAACTGGTCCGACAAGGTCGACCTCGTGCTCTGCCCCCAGGACGCCGGGCGGGGCCGCCCCATGCCCGACATGATCCTCACCGCGGTTCTCCGCCTCGGCATCGAGGACGTCCGCCAGGTGGCGGTGGCCGGCGACTCCGAGAGCGACATGCTCTCCGGCCGTCGCTCCGGCGCGTCCGTGGTCGCAGGCGTTCTGACCGGTGTGCACAGCAAGGAGCGCCTTCTCAAGGGCGGTGCCACGCACATCCTGGACTCCATCGCCGACCTGCCCGGCCTGGTGCTCGGTCGGGACCAGGTGGAGACACCGGTGGGCGCCTCCACCTTCTGA
- a CDS encoding thermonuclease family protein, producing the protein MKRGITTVALATVAAFATMGSALPAAAGPTVPKGTVKAVVKKVIDGDTLLLVVGRKEMKVRVLEVNAPGGRECWAREATARTAGLLPVGSTAYTLADRKPRDENGLNLRYVWNSKGVFVNRNLIRDGYAKWKSMTPNDRFTKVIIGDQKKAARERLRIWSGKCGGTATPAPTRTPKPPKPPKPSDPPAPRPNATPTPSNGAGGTDRRFRTCGEANAAGYGPYRRGTDPEYGWYQDRDGDGLVCER; encoded by the coding sequence GTGAAAAGAGGCATCACGACCGTCGCACTCGCGACTGTGGCCGCATTCGCCACCATGGGATCCGCCCTTCCGGCCGCAGCCGGGCCGACGGTGCCGAAAGGCACGGTGAAAGCCGTGGTGAAGAAGGTGATCGACGGCGACACCCTGCTTCTTGTCGTCGGCCGCAAGGAGATGAAGGTCCGGGTGCTGGAGGTGAACGCGCCTGGTGGAAGGGAGTGCTGGGCAAGAGAGGCGACCGCGCGGACGGCCGGCCTGCTGCCGGTGGGCTCCACGGCCTACACGCTGGCCGACCGGAAGCCACGGGACGAAAACGGCCTCAACCTTCGCTACGTCTGGAATTCCAAGGGCGTTTTCGTCAACCGTAACCTCATTAGGGATGGCTATGCGAAATGGAAGTCAATGACGCCAAATGACCGTTTTACTAAAGTCATCATAGGCGACCAGAAGAAGGCGGCCCGGGAACGGCTCCGGATCTGGTCCGGAAAGTGCGGCGGCACGGCCACCCCGGCACCCACCAGGACTCCGAAGCCGCCCAAGCCGCCGAAGCCGAGCGATCCGCCGGCACCCAGGCCGAACGCCACGCCGACGCCGAGCAACGGAGCCGGCGGCACCGATCGGCGGTTCCGGACCTGTGGGGAGGCGAACGCCGCGGGCTACGGGCCCTACCGGCGTGGGACGGATCCCGAGTACGGCTGGTACCAGGATCGCGACGGAGACGGCCTGGTCTGCGAACGCTAG
- a CDS encoding GntR family transcriptional regulator, translated as MAELPLPDLDPTSDRAVFRQIADHIRHAIEQGTLAEGDKVPSEAQLMQHYGVARMTIRNALQVLQGEGLTVAEHGRGVFVRSHPPVRRLASDRFARRHREQGKAAFIAETEGAGGKPTVDSIKITEERPSADVAERLGITSEDHVIARSRRYLINGQPVETAVSYIPAEIARATRIAQPDSGPGGIYARLEELGYRLDHFVEEIRSRMPLRDEVRALKLAPGVPVFHLARTAYAIDGRAVEVCDTVMSSDAYVLSYELPAR; from the coding sequence GTGGCCGAGCTGCCGTTGCCGGATCTGGACCCGACCAGCGACCGGGCCGTCTTCCGGCAGATCGCCGATCACATCAGGCATGCGATCGAACAGGGCACTCTCGCCGAAGGTGACAAGGTGCCCTCAGAAGCTCAGCTCATGCAACATTACGGCGTCGCGCGGATGACCATTCGCAACGCGCTGCAGGTCCTCCAGGGTGAGGGTCTGACGGTCGCCGAACATGGGCGCGGTGTCTTCGTCCGCTCTCATCCTCCGGTGCGCCGGCTGGCTTCCGACCGGTTCGCGCGTCGCCATCGTGAGCAGGGCAAGGCCGCGTTCATCGCGGAGACCGAGGGTGCGGGCGGGAAGCCGACCGTCGACTCCATCAAGATCACTGAAGAGCGGCCCTCGGCGGATGTGGCCGAGCGGCTCGGGATCACCTCGGAAGATCACGTGATCGCACGGTCGCGCCGGTATCTGATCAACGGTCAGCCGGTGGAGACGGCCGTGTCGTACATTCCGGCGGAGATCGCTCGGGCCACGCGGATCGCGCAGCCGGACAGTGGTCCGGGCGGGATCTATGCCCGGCTGGAGGAGTTGGGTTACCGGCTGGATCACTTCGTGGAGGAGATCCGTTCCCGGATGCCGCTCCGCGACGAGGTGCGGGCGCTCAAGCTCGCTCCGGGTGTTCCGGTGTTTCACCTGGCCCGGACGGCTTATGCCATCGATGGTCGCGCCGTTGAGGTGTGCGACACGGTGATGTCCAGCGATGCCTACGTACTTTCGTATGAGCTTCCCGCCCGATAA
- a CDS encoding NUDIX hydrolase, with translation MDHHNTQHSVSVAGVIIDDQGRALLTQRRDNGHWEAPGGVLERDEDITVGLLREIHEETGLHVEPVTLTGVYKNMTRSIVALVFRCKVIGGRLTETDETRAFRWVTADEVSSLASEAFAIRVLDAMQHDQAPAIRHHDGTRLLGASQLHE, from the coding sequence ATGGATCACCACAACACGCAGCACTCCGTCAGCGTGGCAGGCGTGATCATCGACGACCAGGGCCGCGCACTTCTGACGCAGCGCCGAGACAACGGCCACTGGGAAGCACCCGGCGGAGTCCTGGAACGCGACGAGGACATCACCGTCGGCCTTCTCCGCGAGATCCACGAAGAGACCGGCCTGCACGTCGAGCCCGTCACCCTGACCGGGGTCTACAAGAACATGACCCGCAGCATCGTCGCCCTGGTGTTTCGCTGCAAGGTCATCGGAGGTCGGCTCACCGAAACCGACGAGACCCGTGCCTTCCGCTGGGTCACCGCGGACGAGGTCTCATCGCTCGCATCCGAGGCGTTCGCCATCCGCGTTCTCGACGCCATGCAGCACGACCAGGCGCCGGCTATACGTCACCATGACGGCACCCGCCTACTCGGGGCGTCACAGCTCCACGAGTGA
- a CDS encoding nucleotidyltransferase family protein, with product MSVDFTTVYAQLVKLCEKYGIAELAVFGSVARGEDGDGSDIDLLYVLKPDSNIGLEFFAFQEELEDLLGRKVDVVSKEGLHWVIRDQVLTEARVLYAA from the coding sequence ATGAGTGTTGACTTCACGACCGTCTACGCGCAGTTGGTCAAGCTGTGCGAGAAATACGGGATTGCCGAGTTGGCTGTTTTCGGCTCGGTTGCTCGTGGCGAGGACGGAGACGGCAGTGACATCGACCTCCTCTATGTTCTGAAGCCCGACAGCAACATCGGGCTTGAGTTCTTCGCGTTCCAGGAGGAACTGGAAGATCTGCTGGGCCGTAAGGTCGATGTGGTCTCCAAGGAAGGTCTCCACTGGGTCATCCGCGACCAGGTTCTTACCGAGGCCCGAGTGCTGTATGCAGCGTGA
- a CDS encoding SDR family NAD(P)-dependent oxidoreductase, producing MARAFGRHGFQVGLIARTREKLDTLVGELTGLGVTAAAFPADIRDRDALTTALTAARDTLGPIDVLEYSPSPTGPITNAVQTTVESATAQFELNVLGAVSAVSAVLPDMRARGDGTLLLTTGVSSTIPAPFLANVGLAMAGLRNWAHTLHAELKAEGIYVGTVTIASGVIPGGGEADPDAIGDRYYRMYQQRDRAEQVIGDLDAFRALVAQYVGGHAEPATSTVR from the coding sequence GTGGCTCGCGCGTTCGGCCGCCATGGCTTCCAGGTGGGGCTGATCGCCCGCACCAGGGAGAAACTGGACACCCTGGTCGGTGAACTGACCGGGCTGGGCGTCACCGCCGCCGCGTTTCCCGCCGATATCCGTGATCGTGACGCCCTCACCACGGCCCTCACCGCGGCGAGGGACACGCTGGGGCCGATCGACGTCCTCGAATACAGCCCCAGCCCCACCGGGCCGATCACCAACGCCGTACAGACCACGGTCGAGTCCGCCACCGCGCAGTTCGAGCTGAACGTGCTGGGCGCGGTGAGCGCGGTGAGCGCGGTGCTGCCGGACATGCGTGCCCGAGGCGACGGCACGTTGCTGCTGACCACCGGCGTCTCATCGACGATTCCCGCACCGTTTCTGGCCAATGTGGGTCTTGCCATGGCCGGTCTGCGGAACTGGGCGCATACGCTGCATGCCGAGCTCAAGGCCGAGGGGATCTACGTGGGAACGGTGACGATCGCCTCCGGTGTCATCCCCGGCGGCGGCGAAGCCGATCCCGATGCCATCGGCGACCGCTACTACCGCATGTATCAGCAGCGAGACCGCGCCGAACAGGTCATCGGCGATCTGGACGCGTTCCGCGCCCTTGTCGCCCAGTATGTAGGGGGGCACGCCGAACCGGCCACGTCCACTGTCCGCTGA